One Nicotiana tomentosiformis chromosome 4, ASM39032v3, whole genome shotgun sequence genomic window carries:
- the LOC104091292 gene encoding vacuolar-sorting protein BRO1-like — protein sequence MAAPSSTTNVMLSISEKKTVSVDLYRPLRNYIIYNYSEREAQNLEDDLQTLKEYRSDIERAGSTDSSSSLPARRDLLQNYYKALCAVESRFPISPDQDHINSVTFTWFDTFKNKNKAAQQNIHLEKAAVLFNLGAVHSQMGLGFDRSSVEGRRQASHSFIAAAGAFAFLRDNVAMKASMGSSTTVDVSVECAGMLERLMLAQAQECVFENSIAKGNTPGVCAKISRQVGLFYEEALAALSVAPLNQHFDKAWLAHVQLKAALFYAEACYRYSLELHEKEEIAEEIARLKSGANALSEARKTSPRGAAQQLLDAMNKLEASLNLNLEKAMKENDRVYLMRVPPASSLSPLPAFSLVKPMQMNDVLDASKEKMFASLVPDNSAKALSRYTEMVDDVIRTQAEKLQQGSELARVRLREMDLPDSILALDGNLSLPLALKEDVEAVQICGGPAGLDAELQQLRDLKRVNQELLVQTEEHLQKEATEDAQFRTQFGTRWTRPQSTTLTKNLLDRLNRFAANLKQAAESDSRIERSVRDHAALMSILDRHPIESALPTLERPIMSLDATEDAIVGALKQSLRHLETLGAQRAGLEDMLKEMKRKDDILPKLMTSTGSHEDLFRKEIAKYDHICEEIARNLEAQEQLLLQIQAHNEEFASIFSLEDYKASRERIYKQIEAAISKYREIKDNINEGLKFYVTLQEAITNVKQQCSDFVMTRSIQCREMIEEVQRQISGLSFQDSKSSSGYAYPSVGQPQQAPRANPQLPPDTGNIPNHPRPQNPTYQPPQQPTMPGYSQTPPYGSPQPPAPPYNFPGQGQPYPHPQHQQQPPQSHEYGQPAYPGWRGPYYNAPPQQPGAMSRPPYTAPSPYPHPPPHQSGYYRQ from the exons ATGGCGGCACCGTCGTCAACAACCAACGTGATGCTCTCAATCTCCGAGAAAAAAACAGTATCAGTCGATCTCTACCGTCCACTCCGAAATTACATAATCTACAACTACTCCGAACGTGAAGCTCAAAATCTCGAAGATGATTTACAAACCCTTAAGGAATATCGTTCCGACATCGAACGTGCGGGTTCCACTGATTCATCATCGTCTCTTCCTGCTCGTCGTGACCTTTTGCAGAATTACTATAAAGCCCTTTGCGCTGTTGAGTCTCGGTTCCCTATTTCGCCTGATCAAGACCATATTAATTCTGTTACTTTTACTTGGTTCGATACTTTCAAGAACAAAAACAAAGCTGCTCAGCAGAATATTCATTTAG AAAAAGCTGCAGTTTTGTTCAATCTTGGGGCAGTGCACAGTCAGATGGGGTTAGGTTTTGATCGTTCATCAGTTGAGGGGCGAAGGCAAGCATCACATTCCTTTATTgctgctgctggggcatttgccTTCTTGAGAGACAATGTGGCAATGAAGGCATCAATGGGTAGCTCCACCACTGTTGATGTCTCAGTCGAATGTGCTGGGATGCTGGAAAGACTTATGTTGGCTCAGGCGCAGGAGTGTGTTTTTGAGAATAGCATTGCCAAGGGAAACACTCCTGGTGTCTGTGCAAAGATTTCAAGACAg GTTGGATTGTTTTATGAGGAAGCTTTGGCAGCATTAAGTGTTGCACCTCTGAACCAGCACTTTGACAAGGCTTGGCTAGCTCACGTTCAACTTAAGGCAGCACTATTTTATGCCGAGGCCTGTTATAGGTACAGTCTAGAGCTCCATGAGAAAGAAGAAATTGCTGAGGAAATTGCGAGGTTGAAGAGCGGGGCCAATGCCTTGTCTGAGGCAAGAAAAACATCTCCAAGGGGAGCAGCACAGCAGCTCTTGGATGCAATGAATAAGCTAGAAGCTAGTTTAAATCTAAACTTGGAGAAGGCTATGAAGGAAAACGATAGAGTTTACCTCATGAGGGTTCCACCAGCCAGTTCTCTGTCACCACTTCCAGCATTTTCCTTGGTCAAGCCTATGCAGATGAATGATGTTCTGGATGCTAGCAAGGAGAAGATGTTTGCAAGTCTTGTCCCAGACAACAGTGCTAAAGCTCTTTCTAGGTACACTGAGATGGTTGATGATGTCATCAGGACTCAAGCCGAGAAGTTACAACAGGGAAGCGAGCTAGCTCGAGTGAGGCTCAGAGAAATGGACTTGCCTGATTCTATTCTTGCCTTGGATGGGAATTTATCTCTACCTTTGGCCTTAAAAGAAGATGTAGAGGCGGTGCAAATTTGTGGTGGTCCAGCTGGTTTGGATGCTGAGCTGCAGCAACTCAGAGATTTGAAGAGGGTGAACCAGGAGTTGCTGGTCCAGACCGAGGAACATTTGCAAAAAGAAGCAACAGAAGATGCACAATTTAGAACTCAATTTGGAACACGATGGACAAGGCCTCAATCTACTACCTTAACAAAGAACTTGCTGGACAGGTTAAATAGGTTTGCAGCTAACCTGAAGCAAGCTGCAGAAAGTGATTCCAGGATTGAGCGATCAGTAAGGGATCATGCAGCACTCATGTCAATCCTTGACCGCCATCCA ATCGAATCTGCTCTTCCAACCTTGGAAAGACCAATAATGTCTTTGGACGCCACTGAAGATGCCATTGTGGGGGCTCTGAAGCAGAGCTTG AGGCATTTAGAAACGCTTGGTGCTCAGCGGGCTGGACTGGAAGATATGCTGAAAGAGATGAAGAGGAAG GATGATATACTTCCGAAATTGATGACATCCACTGGCTCCCATGAGGATCTTTTCAGGAAGGAGATTGCAAAATACGATCATATTTGTGAAGAAATTGCTCGAAACCTTGAGGCACAAGAACAATTGTTGCTGCAGATTCAG GCTCATAATGAGGAGTTTGCTTCTATTTTCAGTCTTGAGGATTATAAAG CTTCTCGCGAGAGAATCTATAAGCAGATTGAAGCTGCCATTTCAAAATATCGAGAAATCAAGGACAATATCAATGAGGGATTGAAGTTCTACGTAACACTTCAG GAGGCGATCACTAATGTAAAACAGCAGTGTAGTGATTTTGTGATGACAAGAAGCATACAGTGCCGAGAAATGATAGAAGAGGTACAGAGGCAAATCTCAGGTCTCAGTTTCCAGGACAGTAAAAGTTCAAGTGGTTATGCCTATCCTTCAGTTGGGCAGCCTCAACAGGCTCCAAGAGCCAATCCCCAACTGCCCCCCGATACTGGAAATATACCCAATCACCCTCGACCCCAAAATCCTACATACCAGCCTCCCCAACAACCAACAATGCCTGGATATAGTCAAACTCCTCCTTATGGTTCTCCACAACCGCCTGCACCACCTTACAATTTTCCGGGTCAAGGTCAACCATATCCGCATCCTCAGCATCAACAACAGCCTCCACAAAGCCACGAGTATGGCCAACCTGCATATCCTGGGTGGCGGGGTCCATACTATAATGCACCTCCACAGCAACCCGGAGCTATGTCCCGGCCTCCTTACACTGCCCCTTCACCATATCCTCATCCTCCTCCCCATCAGAGTGGCTATTACAGGCAATAA
- the LOC104092646 gene encoding GDSL esterase/lipase 6, which produces MEKLVFFASLLVMSSTSLAVGFNVPAIFIFGDSIFDAGNNHYNNNCSAQADFPPYGSNFFHHPTGRFTNGRTVADFISEFIGIPLQKPFLEAQLELVNGSRKEYPSNGMNFASAGSGVLRATNQDLGVTPIQDQLQQFKTLVQQNRINKELIQESLFFFESGSNDIFSYFYPFGGPTLTPDAYVQSMLSEVTAFIDQISKLGARRIGLFSLGPVGCVPARTLLPGAPVNKCYGKMNRMVKNYNMGLENLGRSIPINYPGSFAVYGAVYKTVQIFRANPKRYGFSDVTNACCGDGTLGGLLQCGKEGYKLCVKPNEYLFWDYFHPSEHTYKLISKALWSGSHSRIRPVNLKTLANMTLIQH; this is translated from the exons ATGGAGAAATTAGTTTTCTTTGCCTCTCTTTTGGTAATGAGTAGCACTTCTTTGGCTGTGGGATTCAATGTTCCTGCAATTTTCATATTTGGAGATTCCATATTTGATGCTGGTAACAATCACTACAACAACAACTGCTCAGCACAAGCTGATTTTCCACCTTATGGTTCCAATTTCTTTCACCATCCAACTGGTAGATTTACTAATGGCCGCACTGTTGCCGACTTCATTT CTGAATTTATTGGGATACCTCTTCAAAAGCCATTCCTGGAAGCACAGCTTGAGTTAGTAAATGGAAGTAGAAAAGAGTATCCATCAAATGGCATGAACTTTGCTAGTGCTGGTAGTGGAGTTTTACGAGCAACAAATCAAGATTTG GGAGTGACCCCAATTCAAGAtcaacttcaacaattcaaaaccTTAGTCCAGCAAAACCGTATCAACAAGGAACTAATCCAAGAATCGCTCTTCTTCTTCGAGTCAGGCTCTAACGACATTTTCAGCTACTTCTATCCATTTGGTGGTCCAACTCTAACCCCAGATGCATATGTTCAGTCCATGTTATCTGAAGTTACAGCTTTTATTGATCAAATTTCCAAGCTTGGTGCTCGTCGAATCGGCTTGTTTTCGTTAGGCCCCGTTGGTTGTGTCCCCGCTAGGACCCTCTTGCCTGGTGCACCAGTTAACAAATGTTATGGAAAGATGAACAGAATGGTCAAGAATTATAATATGGGATTAGAGAATTTGGGAAGGAGTATACCAATCAATTATCCTGGTTCTTTTGCTGTTTATGGAGCCGTGTACAAGACTGTTCAGATCTTCAGAGCTAATCCTAAACGTTATG GGTTTTCTGATGTGACAAATGCATGTTGTGGCGATGGAACACTTGGAGGATTGCTGCAATGTGGTAAAGAAGGTTACAAGTTATGTGTTAAGCCCAATGAATACTTATTTTGGGATTACTTTCATCCATCAGAGCATACTTATAAACTCATCTCCAAGGCATTGTGGAGTGGAAGTCATTCTCGAATTCGACCTGTCAATCTCAAAACACTGGCCAACATGACCCTTATTCAGCACTAA